A segment of the Elaeis guineensis isolate ETL-2024a chromosome 6, EG11, whole genome shotgun sequence genome:
NNNNNNNNNNNNNNNNNNNNNNNNNNNNNNNNNNNNNNNNNNNNNNNNNNNNNNNNNNNNNNNNNNNNNNNNNNNNNNNNNNNNNNNNNNNNNNNNNNNNNNNNNNNNNNNNNNNNNNNNNNNNNNNNNNNNNNNNNNNNNNNNNNNNNNNNNNNNNNNNNNNNNNNNNNNNNNNNNNNNNNNNNNNNNNNNNNNNNNNNNNNNNNNNNNNNNNNNNNNNNNNNNNNNNNNNNNNNNNNNNNNNNNNNNNNNNNNNNNNNNNNNNNNNNNNNNNNNNNNNNNNNNNNNNNNNNNNNNNNNNNNNNNNNNNNNNNNNNNNNNNNNNNNNNNNNNNNNNNNNNNNNNNNNNNNNNNNNNNNNNNNNNNNNNNNNNNNNNNNNNNNNNNNNNNNNNNNNNNNNNNNNNNNNNNNNNNNNNNNNNNNNNNNNNNNNNNNNNNNNNNNNNNNNNNNNNNNNNNNNNNNNNNNNNNNNNNNNNNNNNNNNNNNNNNNNNNNNNNNNNNNNNNNNNNNNNNNNNNNNNNNNNNNNNNNNNNNNNNNNNNNNNNNNNNNNNNNNNNNNNNNNNNNNNNNNNNNNNNNNNNNNNNNNNNNNNNNNNNNNNNNNNNNNNNNNNNNNNNNNNNNNNNNNNNNNNNNNNNNNNNNNNNNNNNNNNNNNNNNNNNNNNNNNNNNNNNNNNNNNNNNNNNNNNNNNNNNNNNNNNNNNNNNNNNNNNNNNNNCTTAAGNNNNNNNNNNNNNNNNNNNNNNNNNNNNNNNNNNNNNNNNNNNNNNNNNNNNNNNNNNNNNNNNNNNNNNNNNNNNNNNNNNNNNNNNNNNNNNNNNNNNNNNNNNNNNNNNNNNNNNNNNNNNNNNNNNNNNNNNNNNNNNNNNNNNNNNNNNNNNNNNNNNNNNNNNNNNNNNNNNNNNNNNNNNNNNNNNNNNNNNNNNNNNNNNNNNNNNNNNNNNNNNNNNNNNNNNNNNNNNNNNNNNNNNNNNNNNNNNNNNNNNNNNNNNNNNNNNNNNNNNNNNNNNNNNNNNNNNNNNNNNNNNNNNNNNNNNNNNNNNNNNNNNNNNNNNNNNNNNNNNNNNNNNNNNNNNNNNNNNNNNNNNNNNNNNNNNNNNNNNNNNNNNNNNNNNNNNNNNNNNNNNNNNNNNNNNNNNNNNNNNNNNNNNNNNNNNNNNNNNNNNNNNNNNNNNNNNNNNNNNNNNNNNNNNNNNNNNNNNNNNNNNNNNNNNNNNNNNNNNNNNNNNNNNNNNNNNNNNNNNNNNNNNNNNNNNNNNNNNNNNNNNNNNNNNNNNNNNNNNNNNNNNNNNNNNNNNNNNNNNNNNNNNNNNNNNNNNNNNNNNNNNNNNNNNNNNNNNNNNNNNNNNNNNNNNNNNNNNNNNNNNNNNNNNNNNNNNNNNNNNNNNNNNNNNNNNNNNNNNNNNNNNNNNNNNNNNNNNNNNNNNNNNNNNNNNNNNNNNNNNNNNNNNNNNNNNNNNNNNNNNNNNNNNNNNNNNNNNNNNNNNNNNNNNNNNNNNNNNNNNNNNNNNNNNNNNNNNNNNNNNNNNNNNNNNNNNNNNNNNNNNNNNNNNNNNNNNNNNNNNNNNNNNNNNNNNNNNNNNNNNNNNNNNNNNNNNNNNNNNNNNNNNNNNNNNNNNNNNNNNNNNNNNNNNNNNNNNNNNNNNNNNNNNNNNNNNNNNNNNNNNNNNNNNNNNNNNNNNNNNNNNNNNNNNNNNNNNNNNNNNNNNNNNNNNNNNNNNNNNNNNNNNNNNNNNNNNNNNNNNNNNNNNNNNNNNNNNNNNNNNNNNNNNNNNNNNNNNNNNNNNNNNNNNNNNNNNNNNNNNNNNNNNNNNNNNNNNNNNNNNNNNNNNNNNNNNNNNNNNNNNNNNNNNNNNNNNNNNNNNNNNNNNNNNNNNNNNNNNNNNNNNNNNNNNNNNNNNNNNNNNNNNNNNNNNNNNNNNNNNNNNNNNNNNNNNNNNNNNNNNNNNNNNNNNNNNNNNNNNNNNNNNNNNNNNNNNNNNNNNNNNNNNNNNNNNNNNNNNNNNNNNNNNNNNNNNNNNNNNNNNNNNNNNNNNNNNNNNNNNNNNNNNNNNNNNNNNNNNNNNNNNNNNNNNNNNNNNNNNNNNNNNNNNNNNNNNNNNNNNNNNNNNNNNNNNNNNNNNNNNNNNNNNNNNNNNNNNNNNNNNNNNNNNNNNNNNNNNNNNNNNNNNNNNNNNNNNNNNNNNNNNNNNNNNNNNNNNNNNNNNNNNNNNNNNNNNNNNNNNNNNNNNNNNNNNNNNNNNNNNNNNNNNNNNNNNNNNNNNNNNNNNNNNNNNNNNNNNNNNNNNNNNNNNNNNNNNNNNNNNNNNNNNNNNNNNNNNNNNNNNNNNNNNNNNNNNNNNNNNNNNNNNNNNNNNNNNNNNNNNNNNNNNNNNNNNNNNNNNNNNNNNNNNNNNNNNNNNNNNNNNNNNNNNNNNNNNNNNNNNNNNNNNNNNNNNNNNNNNNNNNNNNNNNNNNNNNNNNNNNNNNNNNNNNNNNNNNNNNNNNNNNNNNNNNNNNNNNNNNNNNNNNNNNNNNNNNNNNNNNNNNNNNNNNNNNNNNNNNNNNNNNNNNNNNNNNNNNNNNNNNNNNNNNNNNNNNNNNNNNNNNNNNNNNNNNNNNNNNNNNNNNNNNNNNNNNNNNNNNNNNNNNNNNNNNNNNNNNNNNNNNNNNNNNNNNNNNNNNNNNNNNNNNNNNNNNNNNNNNNNNNNNNNNNNNNNNNNNNNNNNNNNNNNNNNNNNNNNNNNNNNNNNNNNNNNNNNNNNNNNNNNNNNNNNNNNNNNNNNNNNNNNNNNNNNNNNNNNNNNNNNNNNNNNNNNNNNNNNNNNNNNNNNNNNNNNNNNNNNNNNNNNNNNNNNNNNNNNNNNNNNNNNNNNNNNNNNNNNNNNNNNNNNNNNNNNNNNNNNNNNNNNNNNNNNNNNNNNNNNNNNNNNNNNNNNNNNNNNNNNNNNNNNNNNNNNNNNNNNNNNNNNNNNNNNNNNNNNNNNNNNNNNNNNNNNNNNNNNNNNNNNNNNNNNNNNNNNNNNNNNNNNNNNNNNNNNNNNNNNNNNNNNNNNNNNNNNNNNNNNNNNNNNNNNNNNNNNNNNNNNNNNNNNNNNNNNNNNNNNNNNNNNNNNNNNNNNNNNNNNNNNNNNNNNNNNNNNNNNNNNNNNNNNNNNNNNNNNNNNNNNNNNNNNNNNNNNNNNNNNNNNNNNNNNNNNNNNNNNNNNNNNNNNNNNNNNNNNNNNNNNNNNNNNNNNNNNNNNNNNNNNNNNNNNNNNNNNNNNNNNNNNNNNNNNNNNNNNNNNNNNNNNNNNNNNNNNNNNNNNNNNNNNNNNNNNNNNNNNNNNNNNNNNNNNNNNNNNNNNNNNNNNNNNNNNNNNNNNNNNNNNNNNNNNNNNNNNNNNNNNNNNNNNNNNNNNNNNNNNNNNNNNNNNNNNNNNNNNNNNNNNNNNNNNNNNNNNNNNNNNNNNNNNNNNNNNNNNNNNNNNNNNNNNNNNNNNNNNNNNNNNNNNNNNNNNNNNNNNNNNNNNNNNNNNNNNNNNNNNNNNNNNNNNNNNNNNNNNNNNNNNNNNNNNNNNNNNNNNNNNNNNNNNNNNNNNNNNNNNNNNNNNNNNNNNNNNNNNNNNNNNNNNNNNNNNNNNNNNNNNNNNNNNNNNNNNNNNNNNNNNNNNNNNNNNNNNNNNNNNNNNNNNNNNNNNNNNNNNNNNNNNNNNNNNNNNNNNNNNNNNNNNNNNNNNNNNNNNNNNNNNNNNNNNNNNNNNNNNNNNNNNNNNNNNNNNNNNNNNNNNNNNNNNNNNNNNNNNNNNNNNNNNNNNNNNNNNNNNNNNNNNNNNNNNNNNNNNNNNNNNNNNNNNNNNNNNTCTTCAAatctttattcaaattcaaattattaGAAACAATGATGGCTCTATGTTCCCGATACACCAATCATGCTTATATCAGCCATCTGGGACTAGATTAACAATACCCCATTCATTACTAGTGTGTGACAAGGTCTACTTCTTACCAgcaaaatatttacaaaaaaaaatctagcaACCTCCATGTAAATCACTTTGGGCCACTTTTTACTATCAATTCGATGCAATGCTAGTCTCCTATCCAAGGTTTTATGTCTCGTGGGATGGGGGCCATCCCGGCCATCCCATCTCGTTCCTATGAGAAAACAAAATCAGGACAAGCTCGGGACTCTAAAACCCATCCttgcaaggagagaagaaagaggaaagaaggaaatgaagaaaagatgatgaaaagggaaaaatgaaaggaaagaagaagaaaaatgaaaaaaagaaagagaagaaaaagaaaaaataaagaaagaaaagtagagaaaaaaaagaagaaaagaaagaagaaaaaaagaaagaaaaaaaaaggaaaaagaaagggagaaagatTAAGGATATCCACTAGCATGCATGACCGAGACTATCAGGACGGAATGGGACAACTGGGCGTCCCATTCTATGGATAAATAGGGACATCTTTGTCCCATGAGATTTAAACCTTGCTCCTATCCTTATAGAACATCATCTTTTAAAATTCTCATAACTTACCATATTATTCATCCtccatcaataaaaataaatattttaccgCAAGGATAGAATAAGTCTAGAGATGCCAAAGAAGATTTTGGTAATGACTACTTTGACAAACACAATGACTTTCTTATTCAACACATGATAGCATAAGTTCCTACTTTGTCTAGCCGAATAAGAGATATTGTAAAGAATATCTTTATACTAAATCTGGCATTTCTCTTTCCCTCACGTCCTAGATCCAGAACACATTCTCACCATCACCACTACATGTAGCATTGACATTATTAATGAACAACCTTATGTTGACATATGCCAGCCAAGTTTTCTTAAAACACATGTGCTTGCCACACCATCCACCCATTACTAAAGTCCTAGATTATTTGTTGGAGTTCCATGAGCTTTCATAAATAGACCTATCAGCCAAGTGAAAGATGACAAACAGCTATGCAAGACAAAATTTTGAATATCATAGGATGGGGccgttttgatttttttcatagaacaGGGCACATTGCCATCCTACCCCATCCCAACACTTAATGCAAGGGATGTCACAGCTCACAGGATACACTGATCAAGATGCTGGGATAATAGTGGGATGGTCTCGTCTTAACAATTGGGATGCCATTCCATGTTGGCATCCCATGGGCCCTTCCGGGATTTGAAGCCATGACACAAGGCACATATTCACACAAACTGCCTCAACATCAGCTTCGAGCACATACATAACAAAAAATGGGAGCAATGGTAAAGGGGAAAAGTTGGAAAAGCTAGCACCAATTTGTACCATTCTCTTTCCATATTCACATGATTGAACATACCAAACAGCATATTATGCCACTACTTTGTCATCACCGCCATGTCAAGCAATCTAGCTGCAACCTAGCCCGAATGCATCTAGCTTGCCACCAGATCATCAAAGTAATGCCTACAAAATCAAAACTTACATAAAAGAGCATTTGTGAACCTCTTCTGCTCCATATGTAACAATTTAAAAGCTAAGCTAACCAAAGTGCCACTTTCAAATTCTACAATCAAATTTAGCACTTTTGAGAGGAATATATAACTTTCCGTCGTTGGCATACATCTTGAAATGTCTTCAAAGCCCTCGCCCATTTAACTAAAAGGCATACATTTTTCATCCAATGTCAACACTATATACTTTTTGGAGGATAAATGGTTAAGGCAACATAATTGCCCAAAGTCGCCTTACAGCTATTTGGCACTGGTTGAGCAAAAGATGCAAGTTGAGAACCACTAATAAGAGTTCCCCCATGTTAATGGTTTATACATGGATCCATTCTGCAAATATACATTGATCAGTTCTGCAAACCCCATATAAATGAAACAAGGTTCGTAGATCAAGCTTTGGGTTTCTGAGTTTTGTATGGGCAGTTCCATAGATCAGCTTAATGCCGACACCTAATATCTCCAAAGAGATGACAAaacttcaaatcaaaaattatatagaaGAGGTCTCAATTCATTTATATACaatcatgtatatgtatatgtctgTATATGAAACAGCGGTTCTGTTCCTTTGCATGATTTTTAGTGTACTAATCTGAAAAAAAAGGAATGTATCTAAGTGAACTGCCTCAATGCCTCACCATTAGGAGAGTATATACTCAAATGAATTGGAACTGGAGAAATTTCCTTGCTGCGACCAGTCTCTCTATCAGTTTCATCTTGGATCTCCTTCCTCACAGCGGCTGCAAGAACATGACCAAGATTTGCAAGAAAGAAAGCATAAGGATATCATAATTCTGTTAAACAAATaacagaaaataaaagaaatccaccaaaaatttatttgaaagacATTGAACATGAAAAATAATCCACTGGAACAACATATGAAGAAAATGACGGAAGGACATGGTGTCACCTAGCTGAGTTTCCACCTATCTCTATCAGTGCAACAGCCTTTCAAAAGCAATAATATTTTCCATTAATGATAAATAAACTCTAACATATACTCAAGATATTAAATCTACATGCACTAAAAGTGCACAATCGGTCGCCACTTCAACAAAGTCACCGTTTTTAAGCTAAAAATAGTGTTATGAAAGGTTAGATGCTCTTGTATGCTTCTATTAAAAAGATTCATACACTTAGGTCCATGTGTTTTCTTCTTAAATGGAACTAAATAGAGACATAATCTTCATCTGTTGGCAAGATAAAATTACCGAAATCTGTGAACCTCTTTCTTGGAAGGTGCATAAACTCTGCATACTCTCTCCCTTCATCGATCCTATGAAGCTGCAGCACAAGTGGACGCCGTGTAACAATCCCTGTGAAATTTCATTGACAAGGTTTGTTCAATACTTTAAAGAATGTCTAGACAGAGAGGTCTTGAACACACAGTTCATGGAATTAAAGCAAGGGATCAATATTTTACCTGAACCTCTAGGCAGGAAGTCCTTCCCAACTACGCTTTCCAAAACTGATGATTTACCTGAGCTCTGCAAGCATGGCAAAGTGACATCACGAGACCGGATATACCATATACCATCAAACAATGTTTAAGAATAGTTAAATGTGTTTAAAGTACCCATAAAGCACTATATGAGATCATGTGAgagtaaaattatgaatttaatatataatatctcCAAATCTTGGAATGTTACATTCTCTAAAATTAAACAGTTGGGACTCGTGGTTTTGCTGAAGTAGATAGCAAGCACTGGATGATTAGATAGATAGAGAGCTCCAAATGTTTTGCAACTTCCAAGGCAACTCTTGGATCATGAGTGTCTTTAATGCAAATGGATTAAAAAATAATGTTGATGTATAAGTACAAATCACTTGGAATGCTGCTTTGTCGTATGTAAGGAATCAAGTCTGTTTGCACATTTAAGTGAAGTTGTGGAAAGAGGGAACAGAGTGCTACATATTTTGCATTTCaacttcataaaaattatttaactcgGTCTTATAGAGATACTGATGATTGTGCATGTCTTGGTCAAAAATTTGACGGCTATTTGGTATATCCTCTAAAATGATGTGTATGAACCAGGCACGAACATATCAAGTAATAATAAAACCAAGATGAAGGAAAGAATTGTaaaggatagaaaaaaaaaatactatttgaACTCGATATCATtagctctccttttttttttttctcttgttttacACTAATATTTTGTTTAAAACGAGAGACGCTGGGTCCGGAGTTGTAGACATCACTTTGGATGGTATTAAGAATGACAATGGCAGTTCCAAGAAGTCATTCAAAGCTAAAGAACCTCATGTGTTACGGGCATTTTAAATGAAATGAGATGAACAGGTCAAAAAGATATCCTCGATGTTAAGGAGACAACTCTAGCATTATCAAACGAAACAATAAAGTACGGCAAACAGTGGAAATTTTCAAAATAACTGTGGAATGAGTACGACTTGACCGAGGAAATAGCTAGAGTCTTTAGCTCCCAAAGAAGTACCAATTTTTCCAGAAAACATTATGCAGAAGCATCTCAAATTACTTGTCGTAGGGGTATAAACTTTAATAGTACAGGATGGGAAAAAGCAACGGAAAACCGTGTCAAATAATAAAGCAAAGAAAtgtgcaaaaaaaagaaaaccaagaAATGCTTTAGATATAAAAGAAGTATAGACAGTATATCATATATGGACCCAAAGTAGATCATTGAAACTAGATGACAAAAGCAGGAGAGGGCCCGCGAAGAAACTTTTCATCATATTGGCAATTATTTCAAGAGATTTCAATCAGCAGGCACAAACAGGACCCAGAAGCGGTCCTGCAGTACGAAATCAAACATCAGCAACGCAAACAAGCATAAACAAACCATCTTGACATTCAAATCTGAAAAAATAACGTCGAAACAGAGAAGATCTCCCACCTAGAACCCAAAAACCAAAGATCCAACCAATAAAACCCCAAAATCTGCAGCAATGCGAAAGAAATCACCCAGATCTCACCGAAACAAGCAGAGACACGACTCTGATGAATCAAGATCTAGAAACCCATACCTGCCCTCCGACAACGGCAATCGCCGGCAGCGAATCCCAGAGCGTCGGCAGCGTGCTCTCCTCCCCGTGGTCTCCGAGGGCAGTGCAAGCCCTCTGTAGCTTATTCACCAAAGAAATCAAATTCTCCATCCCCTCTCTCGCCCAAAACGCTATGAAAGGAGATCAAAAGACACCTTTAACGTGAAGAATGCTCAGATCCCGCGAAAAAAACGGATCGGAAAACTTGCTCGAACGCGCAGATGCCGGCCTTCCAAAGAAGaggtggggggagagagagagagagagagggagggagggagggagggagtggGCGATTGGCGAGCGAATCGCGGGCTGGCTATGTGGGGTTTCAAATTTTTCTTATGTTTTGCCTTTAAAGGCTCGAGGAGACGTGCGCACTATGTACCGCGGTACTTAGATGGTGGGGATGGGACGATGGGGACCGTCCGATAAAGTGGCACTTGGTTTCTTTCCTCCTCTGGGGGCGGGTGTCGTTTCGCCATCGCGCCGCTAACTTTAATCATGGGCTCGGTCCCGTCTCGCGCGTTAAGTGGCTTTATCTTTCCGCACCGTGACCTGTCTCCTTACCCCGCTACTCGTAAGCTTTTATTAGCCGTTGAttagcatcaattttttttgtggGGGTTTATTGTCATGGCCGTAGATGTCACGCtagcttgaaaaaaaaaaaaaaaatttcccgcTTTCTTTCAGGAATCTACGTGGCGGAACATGTGTGGCAGGATATTTAGATACCACGAAGTTTAAAGGCAATGATAACTTGTCTGtttaagaaatgaaaagaaatttaatCCATGAGTTATTAACTATTTGATCCAGTAATTATGCAGGCAAGACCAAGTTTAATGCTGAAAACCACTCTTTTCCTGAGGTCCTGTTTCCTTGATGAGCAGTTGTTAACACTTTAAGATTGAAAGCAAGATGAAGTTTATTTGTGGACAATCGGGTTCTTAAGTTAATAGGATTGTTGCGATCGATGCTTTTGGTAAACTTTGACCTCTGTAATTTACTTGATTAGCATGTCATCAGGAGGGAAGATCTCAGTTTACTTTAATCATCACAGTCCAAGTCCAAAATATTTATGGTAAATGTGAGTTTCGTAGTCATCATAGTTATTGTTTTTAAATTCTTCTGAAGATTCGTAAAATTTGGACCTTGGCTTGTACTGCGGACAAGATTAGCTGGAGACTGGATTTTATACTCTACaatctcatcaaaaaaaaaaacctcatcTTGTGCCCAATTTTGCTCGTTTGGAAATGCTAAACATATTGACACAATGGAATCCATGGGTAATTCAAAGTATAAGCCGACAAACCTTCCTGAGAACTATAGAATTCTTAGAACATGTGGAGCTTCATTTTTCAATGGATAAACTGGAACGCTTTGACTGTGACTGGTCTCAATCTGGGGATGGGGAATGGACATTTCGTCCATCTGAAATGGGCTTTCAGATCACGGATGGAGAGGCACCTTTTTTGCAACTATTTATTGGTTTATGTGGAagtgaaattttttgtgcaccatggtTGGTGTAAAAAATCTGATGTGAAATACACTGTCTCATTCGATTAATCCACTTAGTCATTATTTTTCAACACGCATTTAATacctataaattaattttttatttaaaaatttatatgacaAAAACatctattctttaaaaaaattatgacattctatatccATATTACGACATCCCGTGCCCATAAtatgcacaggatgtcataattttttttaaagaacataagcatttttgtcattcaaaattttcaaacaaaaaaaatctgaaaagtggttggacaaaaataactctttcatattatgatatcttaaatcatattataatattctggGCTATATTACGTCACAgaatgccataattttttttcaaaagatgtagaaattttcattatacaaaatttttaaatgaaaaaactgATCTACAAGAATTAAATGcatattaaaaaatgatgactacGTGGATCAATCAGATAAAGCGATATACTTCACATTGAATTTTCTATGCCacccacggtgcacaaagaatttctcttataTAGAAATTTAGGAATGGATGTTGTTACGATCATACAAAGGGCATTTTTCTAATAGGACGTTAAGCCCCGTGTATCTTACACATCTGGTCACAGATTTCAAAATTTGTTAGGTCAAAGAGTTGAAACCAACCATAATCTACTTAAAATCTGCAACCtttcaaaagatatattttttcaaTTATTAAATTTTGATGATCTGGGACTCATTGAAAACATCtcacaaaatttataattaattaaaatatttctcTTACGTTTCTCAGAATTTTCATCCTTTTAAGAACTCTTCAAAAGGTAGTTCACCACCGAGGATTTCTTCAATTAAATTCAAAAGCTATACTTGCTTTGGAAATATTCACTCTTGACTTTTATATCTAGCATAGATGATCACTGCAGGAGTAATTTGTCACCCTTGGATAAGTTGAATCACCATATCCTATCAAATTCAAATTATATGCATACACAAAGATTTCATCATCTGCCGTTTCAACTCAAACAAGGTTTGCAGAAACTTCTGCTATATTTCACTAACTTCATCTCAAATAGCTCCAGATCGCTTCACCATTTAAAAcccaggaaaagaaaaagagacatTTCTGCCAGACAAATTGACATTGCAAAGAAAAGAATGAGTCGGATGAATGTGATCCCCCTCGATGAGGTTTAATTTCACTTGAAACGCTTCCTTGGAAGATTATATACACAACCTTTCCTAAAAACCACATTAGTGAGATTTTTACCAAGTACAGCACCAAGTGCCCACCGGTGGTCAGTAAAATTACAAGAAAAGGTCATATAACAATCCAGCGCCATAGCAATCCTAGGATGGAAACATGGCCTTTCAGAAAGAAACAGCAAGAAACATCTAAAGGTCATGCCTCTTTCATGAACTAAGCATATTCATTTGTAACGAAGATTATTACATCGAAAAGGACATTAGCAAGACCTATACTCCATTTACATAAAAGTCCAGAAATGCATAAAGACAACTAAAAGTCATGCCTCTTTCATGAAATAAGCATATTTACCTGTAACAAAGATTATTACATCGAAAAGGACATTAGCTAGACCTATACCCCATTTACATGAAGTCCATAAATTAGCATTTCTTCTTTATGAATTGAAAAGCTGATGTTATTGTAAAGAATTGTTCCTTTAGTTAGATGAGTCAGGTGATCCATATCCCCAGGGGTTCTTGCTAGCCCAGTTCCACTGATCTCGACACATCTCATCGATGCCATACTTTGCCCTATAACAGGAAAAAATGGGTTACTTCAGTTAGCAAGAGTGTACATATGACTTCTGTACCTTGCCCTACAATAAAGACAATTCCCATTTTCAGTCAAACAACTATCAGGCTTGCAATAAATTAAATGACTACCCAAACCGAACAAATGAAAGACGGCAGGAATGAAAAAAATGAATGTGAACAAATATATTTCCCACAAATTCATGAACGCATGTCAGTGACAATGTACTGATGCTATGATTGTGCACATACTTCCAATTCAGCTCCTTCTCTGCTTTGGCAGTTGATGCATAAACAATTTCAGCATCACCAGGCCGCCTTCCAGCCATGACCAGAGGGATTTTCTGAAAGAATTTCCAGGATCAGTAACTACAAATCCTCAatgcatggaaaaaaaaaaaacaagataaTTCATCCAGTTTCAAGTATTTCAATCCTCAATCCATTAagcatcatttttctttttggggTGCCCCAAATGGGGGTTCCAAACAGAAATTTGAGTGGCCCTTAGAAATTTAACTACCCAATGAAATCATCATGAACAGTAAGCAGTGGTACCTTTGCAGAGGCCTTCTCAAATGCTGTCACCATTTCCAGAACAGATGTTCCTTTCCCAGTCCCTAGATTATACACTTCGCAGCCTGTCACTCACAAGCAACTTAATCAGAGCAAAGACAGCAAGATATTAGCTATTTAATATAAAGTTTGTTTAATACCTAACTATGAATAACTGTGCAGAACCATTCAAAGAGAACATTGATGATGACAACTGCATTGAATTATATAAGTTATGCACATATGTGGATGGCTAGTCTATTCAGGAAAGACAGCGTTCCTAAAAGAAATTAATGATTTAGGGAAGACAGTGTTCCTAAAAGATATATCTTAAACTGAAAAGACTGGTAAATCCTCTAGCAAGCTTTTCACATGCTCATCATGACATCCAGATTTCCTTGTTTCTCTCACCTGTGGACTCATCGGAAACAAATTCAAGCATCTTCCTGTCTttttttgggtttttttttttttttttgggcgggTTTGGGGATGGGGAGGAGGGGGGATGTCAATCGTCTATGTAGAGGAAATTTAAGAGTTTATCTATGCTGGATGGAGAAAGAGGGAGGAGAGATAGAAAGAAACTAGCAAAGTAAGTTGCGCACCCATTTTAGAGCCATCAAAAAGCTTCCTAAGGGCTGCAATATGCCCATCAGCCAGATCAACCACATGAATATAATCCCGTACCTGCCATGATGGCATAATGTCCGTAAATAACAGCAATGCAAAAACAAATATTTTAACAGCAGACAGTTCCAAGTTCTAACCACCGATACATCATGGCAACCTTCAAGGTTAAggtaaaagagaaaaatatacATAGCAAAATCAAAGGTACTCTACATAAAGAACAGGTC
Coding sequences within it:
- the LOC140858666 gene encoding dynamin-related protein 12A-like (The sequence of the model RefSeq protein was modified relative to this genomic sequence to represent the inferred CDS: added 96 bases not found in genome assembly) gives rise to the protein MENLISLVNKLQRACTALGDHGEESTLPTLWDSLPAIAVVGGQSSGKSSVLESVVGKDFLPRGSGIVTRRPLVLQLHRIDEGREYAEFMHLPRKRFTDFAAVRKEIQDETDRETGRSKEISPVPIHLSIYSPNVVNLTLIDLPGLTKVAVEGQPESIVADIENMV